From the genome of Fluviispira vulneris:
CCAAATGTGACATGACATTCCAAGCATGTTCATTCCTTTCATGATCAAATCCCTTTAAATGAATAATACCATGAATTATCATTCTTTCTAACTCTTCAGAAAGAGTCATACGTGCACGTTTTGCCTGATTAAAGCAAACAGGCAGACAAATAAGAATATCGCCTAAATAGACAAAGCCTGAAACAGGATCAGAGTCTAAAGCTGGAAAGCTTAAGACATCTGTAGGGTAAAGCTTTCCCCTAAATTGTGAGTTTATCGATAACATTTCTTCACTATCACAAAAACGAATTGACACTTCTGTGGAAAAATCATTGAGAAGAGCAAGAATAAATTTTATTCTATGTTTGATTTCATTCATTTCCACAGATATTTTAACAAGATCTTTTTGCTCAATATACTTACCATCACGTGATTTTAATATTTTCTTAAATTTTTTTGTAGAAAAAATAATATTTGTAGAAAATTTGGGCTTTTTTAATTTATGCATTTTTTTCACTATCTAAAATTATGAACCAGAAAGTTGATCCTTGGATATCTTAGCATAAAAGCATCGAAAACCTTCATGAGCAAAACTCAAACAGGCTTCGGCATCGTCATATCCTGCAAAAAACTCTCCATTTACATCTCCAATCGGTAATTTTTCAGCAAGTATTTTTCCTGTTTTAGGGTCAAGCATAAAGACTTGCCCTTTATAAGAAGCTGCTAAAAGTGCTCCTGAACGGCTCAAAAAAAGGCTTGCAATGGGTGATGCATCTTTTAAAAGTTGAGTTGTCCATTTTTCCTTGCCAGAAGATGCATCCAAGCTGATTACCTTGCCTGAAGACGAACCAATTATGACATTATCAGCATAAAGTTTAGGTTGCGCGACAGATCCTACAGGATAACTCCAAATAGCAGCCCGAGAATCAAGAGAGAGATTTTGAGTCATACTCTCTGCATTCGAAACAATGACATTTCTTTTATAAAGGAGCGGTAAAGCAACGACAGCAGAAAAGCGATCTGGGCCAGCAGGCAACTGAGTCACAGCTCTTTGCTCATCATTTGCCGCAGGAATTCTCCATGACCAATAGATAGAACCTGATTTCGGATTTAAAAATAAAACCGTTCCAAGTTCAGTTCCTACGATCACTTCAGAAGATGTGACTAATAGAGAATTGCTGCTCATACGTAAAGTTGAGTCTGGAGCGAGACGAGTCGCCCATGCTAACTTTCCAGTTTGCCAATCAATCGCTTGTAAATATTCTGAAGCGGAAAATGAATAAACAAAACCATTTTTTACAACAGGTGTTCCCACCGATTCTGAGGAATAAGGGAAAACCCATTTCATACCTTGAGGTAAAGAAAGTGTATTATTAAGTCGAGCACTCGTTACCTTCCCATCTTCTGTATAAACAGGCTTGGGTCTAAACTCGGACATTATTTTTCTCGCATAAGTTCCCCAAAAATAAATATTGTCTTTACCAAGTTTTGGTAAATATGCATTGTTAGGATCTGCTTCGACTTTAATAAGAAAACCCTTAGCAGTGCCAAATAGCCAGGCATTGTCATAAAAAACAGGGGTCGTTGAAAGCGAACCAGGAATGGGAAAACTTGCTAAATAATGTCCATTTTTATTTAAATCAAAACAATTTAAGGTATTAGTTTCTGGTGAAGCACCACATACTGGACGTGGAATAAGTGGAACAGTTTTATTTACAATTCCTGAAAAAGATTGATTTGTTTTTTTTCTTAATTCCAATTGGTTCTCTAACGAAAAAGAATTACTAGGTGTTAACCCACCAAATTGAGAAAAAGTTCTTTTATTTGGCATAACAACTGTTGGTAAAACCGATTGAGAGTTCCATTGTCCTGGTGGATAAGCTCCGATCACTTCGAAAATTTCTGGACGAGATTTTACAATCTTGACTTCAGGAAGTTGAATTGCATTTGCATTCACGCCCCAAAATACACCTAGGTAACAAATATTAAAAAATTTCATTAAAATATCCTACTACAATTTGGTTAAATATCTAAATAATTCAACCAAATTCTTGCTTGCTGTTGTATCTGAGATGCTTGAGTAGACATTTCTGGAGGAGTTTTTTCACTGCTAGTTGATATAATTTGACTAAATACTTTTTGAGCTTCTTGCTTATTTCCAGATAAAAATAAGATTTGTCCTTGTAAAAAACGTGCCTGATTGGGCATAGGGTTTGCAGGAATGTCTTCAACTAATTTTAATTCTTCGAGCGCTTTTGTATTATTCTGTTCAGCTGCATAAATAGTCGCCAAGGCAGTGCGCACTCGTATTTCAACTAAAGGGTATTTATTTAAATTATTTTCAATTGGTTCAAGCACTTCTTTTGCTTTATTATTTTGTCCTTTAGCAATAAAATAACTAGCAGCGCGCACAGCAGCTTGCCATCCACTGGGTTCGGTTGGATGATCTTTTGCAAACTGTGCAAATAAATTCATACTATTTGTGTTATCTGGCATTTGATCTTTTGGTAAATTTT
Proteins encoded in this window:
- the ybeY gene encoding rRNA maturation RNase YbeY — translated: MHKLKKPKFSTNIIFSTKKFKKILKSRDGKYIEQKDLVKISVEMNEIKHRIKFILALLNDFSTEVSIRFCDSEEMLSINSQFRGKLYPTDVLSFPALDSDPVSGFVYLGDILICLPVCFNQAKRARMTLSEELERMIIHGIIHLKGFDHERNEHAWNVMSHLEKIIKKEVILAMGKANWCHTDLIK
- a CDS encoding outer membrane protein assembly factor BamB family protein — protein: MKFFNICYLGVFWGVNANAIQLPEVKIVKSRPEIFEVIGAYPPGQWNSQSVLPTVVMPNKRTFSQFGGLTPSNSFSLENQLELRKKTNQSFSGIVNKTVPLIPRPVCGASPETNTLNCFDLNKNGHYLASFPIPGSLSTTPVFYDNAWLFGTAKGFLIKVEADPNNAYLPKLGKDNIYFWGTYARKIMSEFRPKPVYTEDGKVTSARLNNTLSLPQGMKWVFPYSSESVGTPVVKNGFVYSFSASEYLQAIDWQTGKLAWATRLAPDSTLRMSSNSLLVTSSEVIVGTELGTVLFLNPKSGSIYWSWRIPAANDEQRAVTQLPAGPDRFSAVVALPLLYKRNVIVSNAESMTQNLSLDSRAAIWSYPVGSVAQPKLYADNVIIGSSSGKVISLDASSGKEKWTTQLLKDASPIASLFLSRSGALLAASYKGQVFMLDPKTGKILAEKLPIGDVNGEFFAGYDDAEACLSFAHEGFRCFYAKISKDQLSGS
- a CDS encoding tetratricopeptide repeat protein: MIRLLRNTFQNNEPSKTEIINPKRSSANSLFEETSYRAIRVAQRRKWTLIGSILLVFIVGITFLVYNNIVKNRESKLAAEFASIDSIYNQENMAFQKLANAAKENLPKDQMPDNTNSMNLFAQFAKDHPTEPSGWQAAVRAASYFIAKGQNNKAKEVLEPIENNLNKYPLVEIRVRTALATIYAAEQNNTKALEELKLVEDIPANPMPNQARFLQGQILFLSGNKQEAQKVFSQIISTSSEKTPPEMSTQASQIQQQARIWLNYLDI